Within Candidatus Limnocylindrales bacterium, the genomic segment AATTTCTCAAGCCTTCATGATTGAAAAACTTAAAGAAAAAATCATTACTTCAATTGTATTCGGGGCCTGTGTTTTCCTCATCTTATCCTTATACGCCGATCTGGGTCAGATTAAGCTGGCAATCCCCCAGTTTAACTGGATTTATCTTCCGGCCATTATGATCCTGGCTTCTTCCAATTACCTCATTCGGTTCATAAAATGGGATTATTATCTAAAGTTGATTCAAATAGATCTTTCCAAAAAGGAAAGTTTAATGATTTTTCTATCCGGATTAGTCATGTCAATTACGCCGGGTAAATTCGGGGAGGTTCTGAAATCCTACCTGCTTAAAGAAGTCCGGCGGATTCCAATCAGTTCCTCGGCACCTGTTGTTCTTGCCGAAAGGCTTACCGATCTTATCGCCCTTGTGCTTCTTTCCACCTTTGGGGTATTTACATTTCATTACGGAGGCTCCTTACTCCTCAGTTCGGCCCTTGTAATCTTTGGGTCGGTTATGATAATTAGCTCTCGAGCCTTATCTATGCGGATGATCCGGCTCTTTGATAAGATTCCATTTTTCTCTAAGCATACCCAGAAGGTCTATAATTCCTACCAAAGGATGTACCAACTGGTAACTCTTAAGCCTCTTTTAATTGCAATTCCTTTGAGCCTTTTAGCCTGGCTGTCAGAAAGTATAGGGTTTTCTTTAATTTTAAAAGGATTTTCTTTTCCTTTACCCTTGAAGCAGTCGATCTTTATCTACGCCTTTTCAATTATAGCAGGAGCTGTAACTATGTTACCTGGAGGGATTGGGGTAACTGAAGGAAGTATGGCAGGTTTGCTGATTTTGGTTGCTAAAATACCCAAATCCATTGCCGTGGTTGCCACTTTGATTTTGAGGATATGTACACTCTGGTTTGCTGTTATGATAGGTGCTTTAAGCCTTCGCTACCTGCAGGGTAAGTTCCTTGTTCCCCCAATTGAAACATGAGAGAGATTAAAGTTGGATTAATCGGTCTGGGAACCGTAGGTGCCGGAGTGGTTAAGGTTTTACAGGAGAATAGCGATCTTATAGCCTGTCGGCTTGGGGCCAGGATTAAGCTGGGTAAAATTGCCGTGCGTGATCTTTCAGCCCCTCGACGGGTTAAAGTAGATCCT encodes:
- a CDS encoding lysylphosphatidylglycerol synthase transmembrane domain-containing protein — protein: MIEKLKEKIITSIVFGACVFLILSLYADLGQIKLAIPQFNWIYLPAIMILASSNYLIRFIKWDYYLKLIQIDLSKKESLMIFLSGLVMSITPGKFGEVLKSYLLKEVRRIPISSSAPVVLAERLTDLIALVLLSTFGVFTFHYGGSLLLSSALVIFGSVMIISSRALSMRMIRLFDKIPFFSKHTQKVYNSYQRMYQLVTLKPLLIAIPLSLLAWLSESIGFSLILKGFSFPLPLKQSIFIYAFSIIAGAVTMLPGGIGVTEGSMAGLLILVAKIPKSIAVVATLILRICTLWFAVMIGALSLRYLQGKFLVPPIET